A stretch of Henckelia pumila isolate YLH828 chromosome 4, ASM3356847v2, whole genome shotgun sequence DNA encodes these proteins:
- the LOC140862485 gene encoding uncharacterized protein, whose product MATNSKQFGINRSDPTPRRGNKVNVSSLEQELIELTSLMRQMAVRNGQNVKVCGIFTARRHATDMCPMLQEKTSEQVNAAGGFPEAPQRNYDPYLNTFNPGWKDHPNLRYGNPLMNQSAPQMGQLATAINRLEAQNSSSLPSHTVVNPKKNVSAITLRSGRELKVHEEVVQTLVKKEEVEESKLKEDEIIQETPKGKFPPLSEYKPVAPFPLALKESRKDEGDVHLDTTMLDLGASINVMSYSVYVSLKLRPLNETATVIQMADRSTIYPRGVIEDVLVKVGNLASQTEPKLPPDRAKEITMGKGINHQETGIPKKSKKRKHGQKITAKLFKWVKVDKGTRYKPP is encoded by the exons ATGGCTACAAATTCTAAGCAATTTGGCATTAACAGGAGTGATCCAACACCCAGACGGGGCAACaaggtaaatgtttcttcccttgaacaagaATTGATTGAATTGACGTCTCTTATGCGTCAAATGGCTGTAAGGAATGGACAAAATGTGAAAGTTTGTGGAATTTTCACTGCAAGGAgacatgcaactgacatgtgtcccatGCTTCAAGAGAAAACGAGCGAACAAGTCAATGCAGCTGGAGGATTTCCTGAGGCACCACAGAGAAATTATGATCCTTATTTGAATACATTCAAtccaggttggaaggatcatccaaacctcAGATATGGCAATCCTTTGATGAACCAGTCTGCACCTCAGATGGGGCAGTTGGCAACCGCCATTAACAGGTTGGAGGCACAAAATTCTAGCAGCTTACCATCACATACAGTGGTGAATCCAAAGAAGAATGTGAGTGCAATCACCTTGAGGAGTGGAAGAGAGTTGAAGGTCCATGAAGAGGTGGTACAAACACTGGTAAAGAAGGAAGAGGTGGAGGAATCCAAACTAAAAGAGGATGAAATAATTCAAGAAACACCAAAAGGTAAATTTCCTCCTCTTTCTGAGTATAAACCTGTAGCTCCTTTTCCCCTTGCATTGAAAGAGTCTAGAAAGGATGAAG GAGATGTTCATCTTGATACGACCATGTTAGACTTAGGAGCATCTATTAATGTCATGTCATACTCTGTTTATGTTTCCTTAAAACTAAGGCCTTTGAATGAAACTGCAACTGTTATCCAgatggctgatagatctactaTTTATCCTAGGGGTGTGATAGAGGATGTTCTTGTGAAAGTTGGTAACTTG GCATCTCAAACTGAGCCAAAACTTCCTCCGGATAGAGCAAAAGAAATAACCATGGGAAAAGGGATAAATCATCAAGAAACCGGAATCCCCAAGAAATCGAAGAAGAGAAAGCATGGACAGAAAATAACTGCAAAACTGTtcaagtgggtgaaggtggacaagGGAACTAGATATAAACCACCATGA